In Methylobacterium sp. WL1, the sequence TCGGAGCGATGTGCCCCATATCGTAGGACGCGAGGGCATCGACGACCACGCTCTCCGGCACCTGGAAGGTGTTGGCCGGATCGCCCCAGGACGGGCCGAGGTAGCGCACGCCGCCGCCGATCGCGAGGCCCAGCAGGGGGCCGTCGGTAAAACGGTAATTCGCCAGCAGCGAGACCGTCGTGTCCGGCACCTGGACCGGGCGCCGCCCCTGGAGCGGCACCGACAGCCGCGTGAGGTCGTTCGCCGTGCTGCCGGCATCCCGCACGTTGCGGATGTCGAGGAGCGAGACGCCGCCGATCAGCGTCAGGCCTTCGGTCAGGTTGGCCCGCGCCTCGAACTCGAAACCCTGGGCGCCGACTTCCCCGGTCTGGACCACGAAGCCCTGGCGCAGGGGATCCGCGGAGGTCCGGTTCGACTGGCGGATGTCGAAGAATGCGGCGGTGAGCAGGATGTCGGTGCCCAGCGGCTGGTACTTGATGCCGGCCTCGTACTGGTCGCTGCGGATCGGGTCGGGCACGCGGCCCACCGACCCGAAGGCGCTGTCGAACACGCGCCCGCTCACGATCGGCTCGAAGGCCTGGCTGTAGGACACGTACGGCGCCACGCCGCTGTCGAAGTGGTACAGCAGGCTCGCACGATAGGTCAGGGCGTCGGACGGTGCGTCCTGGAGCGTCAGGGTGCTGGTGTTTCCGGAGAAGCTGCGGGTCGGGCCGGTCTGGCGGGCGACGTCGTAGCGGCCGCCGAGGGTCAGCACGAGGCGATCGAACTTCGCCTGGTCCTGGAAGTAAACGCCGGTCTGCTGCGCATCGACCCGCGAGGTGGTGTTGAAGGCCGGGAAGGCGATGTTCATGGCATAGTTCGGCGCCAGGATGTTGAGGTCCGGGGCGCTCGGGAACGGGGTGCCGCTGGTGCGGGTGCTGAAGGTCCGGTGATCGACGCCCAGCAGGGCCGTGTGCGCGATGAACCCGGTATCGAACTCGGCGATGAAGTTGTTGTCCATCGTGTAGGCTTCGGCGGCCACGTTGGTGCCGATGATCGACCGCGCCAGGAGCGGCCCCGTCGCGGTCGGCCCGTTCCGGTCGTTGAAGGCACCGTAGACGCTGCGGTAATCGCCCTGGGTGCGCAGGTAGCGCCCGGCCGAGTGGAACCGCAGGTTCTCGCCGATACGCTGGTCGAACAGGTACTCGATCGAGGCCTGGGTCCGGTCGGAGCGCTCGATGTTGCGATCGCCGTCGTAGAAATTCACCGGTAGCCGGCCGAACAGGCCGCTGCCGAAATTGCGTGCGAACACGGTGCCCACCGCCGGGAAGCCGCCGTAGAACCCCGAGAACGGATCGCGCTGGTAATTGCCGATCAGGGTGAGCGACGTGTCGGTGGACGGGCGCCAAGTGATGCTCGGCGTGATGAAGGCCCGCTCGACCTTGGTGGTCACGGCCGGCCCGTCGCCGTTCCAGCCGAGCCCGACCACCCGGTAGGCGAACTGGTCGGCCAGGCCCGGGATGTCGGACGCGATCGGGCCGCCGACGTCGAAGCCGCTCCGGACCTCGTTGAACCCGCCGCCCTGGATGAAGACCTCGCCGTGGCGGACGAACTGCGGCACCTTCGAGACCAGGTTGACGATGCCGCCCGGGCCGGACTGCCCGTACAGCACCGAGGCCGGCCCCTTGATGATGTCGATCCGCTCCAGACGGTAGACGTCGATCGACGTGTTGGCGTCGCGTCCGCCGATGATCGCCATCTGATCGAGGAAAACCGGGGCGGCGAAGCCACGGATGTTGAACAGCTCCAGGCGGGTCGAGCCGGCACCCCCGCGCGATTCGGCGAAGACCCCCGGGGTGTAGCGCAGCGCCTGGGTGACGGTCAGCGCGTTCTGGTCCTGGATCTGCTGTCGGCCGACGACCGAGACCGATTGCGCCGTCTCCAGGATCGGCGTGTCGGTCTTCGTGCCGACCGTGCTCCGGCTGGCGACGTAGCCTGGAACCGGGCCGGTCGCGCCGCCGGCACCGTACAGGTCACCGTTGAGGGTCCGGCTGGGGGCCACGCCGGTCACGCTCAGTTCGGATAGCTCGATGTCGGTGGTCGGCGCGGTCTGCGCCCCGGCGGCACCCGGCGCGACCACGGCGCAAGTCGTTGAGAGCAACGCGAGATACAGGGATCCGGCCACGGACCGTTCAATCACGTTCCAGGTCGATGCAGCCCGGGACCGGTTCATCTTTATGCCTCTAATACAAGCACGGATCCGACCGTACTCTCTCAAAAACCGCGACTTCACGCCGCCGTGATCGTGTTGGCATCTCCTTATTGGTCAAAGCAACCGGAATATTATGGAAGGATTCTAAGATAACCTGGACTCATTCCAAGTTGAGCGGCTTACGGGAGGCCTCTCCCTTGGGTAGTCACGATGTCGAGGCCGGCAATGCGCCTCCCGCTGAGCTGTGGGTATTCAGGCGCATCGAGACGCGTTGGTTGCGTGGCATCGGGCGCAGTGCCGACGCCGATGCCTCGATCGTGTCGTCACAAAGCGGCGCGCGGCGTATGCGAACGGGTGGCAGCAATCTGGAAACGTAATCTGGCTAAGAGCCTGTCCGCAGAGGTTTCTGTTCCGGATGGCAGGGTCGCCGCAGTCCCAGCCACCCTGGGGATCTCCGGTGGCAACCCGTGACGGGGCCGCGGAACGACGGGCCGGAGGGAGGAGCGTGGGAGTTCCGCTGAATACGCCTCACGCGTGTTCGATCGGATGCCGGCGTGGCAAAGTACGCATCGGATCGTGGGTGCGGCCCATCGCAGCCCGACGACCCGATGACACGGTGACACAGGGCATCGGATACAGCCAAGATATGCATCTCGCACAAGCGAGGGTTGCATGGTAGTGCGAAACTCAATCGTGCGCTATTCAGTTAGGCAGCCTGTGGAACGTGGCCGACCTCGGCTGCACGCCTTGAGAGACCGTGAGACCATGATGAGCGTCGTGACCAAGCCGAAGCTGGCGACCGAAGCCGACCGCGCGATCGGTAGCCGCATCGCGGCGCTCCGAGCCGCTCAAGGCCTCAGCCAGACGACTCTCGGTCATGCCATCGGGGTCAGCTTCCAGCAGGTCCAGAAATACGAGAAGGGCCGCAATCGCGTGGGTGCGAGCCGCCTGCAGATGATTGCCGACCTGCTCAAGGTCCCGGTGGAGACCTTCTTCGCCGACAAGGTGCCCGCTGAGGCTGGCACCGAATCCATCCAGGCCCTGTTCGACGACCCCGAAATCATGGATCTCGTGGCAGCATTCCGTTCGATCCCGGATCAGACCACGCGCAGCGGCGTCCTGTCGATCGTGAAAGCCGCCGCCGCCCTGCGGCAGGCCGCCGGCACCGGGAACTGATCCCACAACCACCCTGGCCGTCGATGCCGCGCCGTCACGCTCCTCACCCGAGCAAGCCGGCCACCTCGCGCTCGATGTGCTGCGCAATGTCGGGTGCGCCGGTCATCTCACCGAAGCTGCCGCGGGTCATCGGTCCGAACGCGTAAAGGCCCGGCTGCGGGCGGCCCGCCGGCCCGAGT encodes:
- a CDS encoding helix-turn-helix transcriptional regulator, whose product is MMSVVTKPKLATEADRAIGSRIAALRAAQGLSQTTLGHAIGVSFQQVQKYEKGRNRVGASRLQMIADLLKVPVETFFADKVPAEAGTESIQALFDDPEIMDLVAAFRSIPDQTTRSGVLSIVKAAAALRQAAGTGN
- a CDS encoding TonB-dependent siderophore receptor, producing MNRSRAASTWNVIERSVAGSLYLALLSTTCAVVAPGAAGAQTAPTTDIELSELSVTGVAPSRTLNGDLYGAGGATGPVPGYVASRSTVGTKTDTPILETAQSVSVVGRQQIQDQNALTVTQALRYTPGVFAESRGGAGSTRLELFNIRGFAAPVFLDQMAIIGGRDANTSIDVYRLERIDIIKGPASVLYGQSGPGGIVNLVSKVPQFVRHGEVFIQGGGFNEVRSGFDVGGPIASDIPGLADQFAYRVVGLGWNGDGPAVTTKVERAFITPSITWRPSTDTSLTLIGNYQRDPFSGFYGGFPAVGTVFARNFGSGLFGRLPVNFYDGDRNIERSDRTQASIEYLFDQRIGENLRFHSAGRYLRTQGDYRSVYGAFNDRNGPTATGPLLARSIIGTNVAAEAYTMDNNFIAEFDTGFIAHTALLGVDHRTFSTRTSGTPFPSAPDLNILAPNYAMNIAFPAFNTTSRVDAQQTGVYFQDQAKFDRLVLTLGGRYDVARQTGPTRSFSGNTSTLTLQDAPSDALTYRASLLYHFDSGVAPYVSYSQAFEPIVSGRVFDSAFGSVGRVPDPIRSDQYEAGIKYQPLGTDILLTAAFFDIRQSNRTSADPLRQGFVVQTGEVGAQGFEFEARANLTEGLTLIGGVSLLDIRNVRDAGSTANDLTRLSVPLQGRRPVQVPDTTVSLLANYRFTDGPLLGLAIGGGVRYLGPSWGDPANTFQVPESVVVDALASYDMGHIAPSLAGLTAELNVNNLLDERFVSSCLSYSACFYGLPRTVYGTLRYRW